Proteins co-encoded in one Acanthopagrus latus isolate v.2019 chromosome 10, fAcaLat1.1, whole genome shotgun sequence genomic window:
- the LOC119026729 gene encoding zinc finger protein 239-like isoform X1: MENQNQNPRRTGSTCSGGSSVQKQGGSKGQEQSHKIPTSPKKSEVGLRGHTGGKPHGCDQCGKTFATSASLKTHQRIHTGEKPHGCDECGKSFLSKATLKIHQRIHTGEKPYSCEECGQHFRTTGDLRVHRRTHTGERPYGCDQCSKAFASSSELNNHRRVHTGERPYSCDQCEKTFTAPGSLKIHRRMHTGEKPYPCEQCDKAFASLGCLKTHRIVHGEKAYWCGQCGKSFTRLNRLKSHNQICKRNHVWDHCGDSAVQAGDLHLHHDTHMMPE; this comes from the exons AtggagaaccagaaccagaaccccAGAAGAACAGGAAGCACATGCTCTGGCGGAAGCAGCGTTCAG AAACAGGGAGGATCAAAGGGACAGGAGCAGTCACACAAAATACCAACATCACCAAAGAAATCAGAAGTTGGCTTGAGAGGTCACACCGGAGGGAAACCACATGGGTGTGATCAATGTGGGAAAACTTTTGCTACATCCGCTTCCCTAAAAACCCACCAAAGgattcacacaggagagaaaccacaCGGCTGTGATGAGTGTGGGAAGTCTTTCCTATCTAAGGCTACGCTGAAAATCCATCAACGCATTCACACGGGAGAGAAACCGTACAGCTGCGAGGAATGTGGCCAACACTTCAGAACAACGGGTGACCTCAGAGTCCATCGGCGCACTCACACTGGAGAGAGACCGTACGGCTGTGACCAGTGCAGCAAAGCCTTCGCATCGTCAAGTGAGCTTAATAACCACAGACGTGTTCACACTGGAGAGAGACCATACAGCTGTGACCAGTGTGAGAAAACTTTCACAGCTCCAGGTTCCCTTAAGATCCATCGACGTAtgcacacaggagagaaaccctACCCCTGTGAGCAATGTGACAAAGCGTTTGCTTCCCTGGGATGTTTGAAAACACACCGAATTGTTCATGGGGAGAAAGCATACTGGTGTGGCCAGTGTGGGAAAAGCTTTACAAGGCTTAATCGCCTTAAATCTCACAACCAAATCTGCAAGAGAAACCACGTCTGGGACCACTGTGGAGATTCTGCTGTCCAAGCCGGTGACCTCCATCTCCACCACGACACTCACATGATGCCGGAGTGA
- the LOC119026729 gene encoding zinc finger protein 239-like isoform X2: protein MKQGGSKGQEQSHKIPTSPKKSEVGLRGHTGGKPHGCDQCGKTFATSASLKTHQRIHTGEKPHGCDECGKSFLSKATLKIHQRIHTGEKPYSCEECGQHFRTTGDLRVHRRTHTGERPYGCDQCSKAFASSSELNNHRRVHTGERPYSCDQCEKTFTAPGSLKIHRRMHTGEKPYPCEQCDKAFASLGCLKTHRIVHGEKAYWCGQCGKSFTRLNRLKSHNQICKRNHVWDHCGDSAVQAGDLHLHHDTHMMPE, encoded by the exons atg AAACAGGGAGGATCAAAGGGACAGGAGCAGTCACACAAAATACCAACATCACCAAAGAAATCAGAAGTTGGCTTGAGAGGTCACACCGGAGGGAAACCACATGGGTGTGATCAATGTGGGAAAACTTTTGCTACATCCGCTTCCCTAAAAACCCACCAAAGgattcacacaggagagaaaccacaCGGCTGTGATGAGTGTGGGAAGTCTTTCCTATCTAAGGCTACGCTGAAAATCCATCAACGCATTCACACGGGAGAGAAACCGTACAGCTGCGAGGAATGTGGCCAACACTTCAGAACAACGGGTGACCTCAGAGTCCATCGGCGCACTCACACTGGAGAGAGACCGTACGGCTGTGACCAGTGCAGCAAAGCCTTCGCATCGTCAAGTGAGCTTAATAACCACAGACGTGTTCACACTGGAGAGAGACCATACAGCTGTGACCAGTGTGAGAAAACTTTCACAGCTCCAGGTTCCCTTAAGATCCATCGACGTAtgcacacaggagagaaaccctACCCCTGTGAGCAATGTGACAAAGCGTTTGCTTCCCTGGGATGTTTGAAAACACACCGAATTGTTCATGGGGAGAAAGCATACTGGTGTGGCCAGTGTGGGAAAAGCTTTACAAGGCTTAATCGCCTTAAATCTCACAACCAAATCTGCAAGAGAAACCACGTCTGGGACCACTGTGGAGATTCTGCTGTCCAAGCCGGTGACCTCCATCTCCACCACGACACTCACATGATGCCGGAGTGA
- the LOC119026741 gene encoding uncharacterized serine-rich protein C215.13-like isoform X1, which translates to MFPVEHTRVKRRHRCQFTVGRLSSLLTDQISLKLRPLQTNIMKSSSSSSPSSTSVTATEAQLASSSSSPRPPPSLQSPELQDEFLRACRIKFRSRSDITESCDSSPLSPSSPVSSPCTPTLTSSPQSSSSSPGFSSRQARLSLSSPELLSELKDSKTRPLKHVPAHHGLTTVFSGQGRGRGRGRGRAVSGHASSTQPANPKTPH; encoded by the exons ATGTTTCCTGTGGAACACACGAGAGTGAAGAGACGCCACAG gtgtcaATTCACTGTGGGACGTCTGAGTTCCCTGCTGACAGATCAAATCTCTTTGAAGCTCCGCCCactgcagacaaacatcatgaagtcatcatcatcatcatcaccatcatctacCTCAGTGACAGCAACAGAAGCTCAGCTCGCGTCCTCTTCATcgtctcctcgtcctcctcccaGTCTGCAGAGTCCAGAGCTGCAGGACGAGTTTCTGAGGG cgtGCCGGATCAAGTTTAGGTCTCGTAGTGACATCACTGAGTCCTGTgactcctcccccctctccccctcctcccctgtgTCCTCCCCCTGCACTCCCACTCTGACCTCGTCCCCCCAGAGCTCCTCGTCCTCTCCGggcttcagcagcagacaag cCCGTCTGTCGCTGTCCAGCCCAGAGCTCCTGTCAGAGCTGAAAGACTCAAAGACACGCCCCCTCAAACATGTCCCCGCCCACCACGGACTGACCACCGTCTTCTCAGgacaaggaagaggaagaggaagaggaagaggaagagcg GTCTCTGGCCACGCCTCCTCCACACAACCAGCCAATCCGAAGACTCCACACTGA
- the LOC119026741 gene encoding uncharacterized serine-rich protein C215.13-like isoform X2 — MFPVEHTRVKRRHRCQFTVGRLSSLLTDQISLKLRPLQTNIMKSSSSSSPSSTSVTATEAQLASSSSSPRPPPSLQSPELQDEFLRACRIKFRSRSDITESCDSSPLSPSSPVSSPCTPTLTSSPQSSSSSPGFSSRQARLSLSSPELLSELKDSKTRPLKHVPAHHGLTTVFSGQGRGRGRGRGRASPD, encoded by the exons ATGTTTCCTGTGGAACACACGAGAGTGAAGAGACGCCACAG gtgtcaATTCACTGTGGGACGTCTGAGTTCCCTGCTGACAGATCAAATCTCTTTGAAGCTCCGCCCactgcagacaaacatcatgaagtcatcatcatcatcatcaccatcatctacCTCAGTGACAGCAACAGAAGCTCAGCTCGCGTCCTCTTCATcgtctcctcgtcctcctcccaGTCTGCAGAGTCCAGAGCTGCAGGACGAGTTTCTGAGGG cgtGCCGGATCAAGTTTAGGTCTCGTAGTGACATCACTGAGTCCTGTgactcctcccccctctccccctcctcccctgtgTCCTCCCCCTGCACTCCCACTCTGACCTCGTCCCCCCAGAGCTCCTCGTCCTCTCCGggcttcagcagcagacaag cCCGTCTGTCGCTGTCCAGCCCAGAGCTCCTGTCAGAGCTGAAAGACTCAAAGACACGCCCCCTCAAACATGTCCCCGCCCACCACGGACTGACCACCGTCTTCTCAGgacaaggaagaggaagaggaagaggaagaggaagagcg AGTCCTGACTGA
- the znhit1 gene encoding zinc finger HIT domain-containing protein 1, translating into MVLEKKVSARVEAGQRRVLDEATRQRRLSRQLEALEKDNFQDDPLSSLPPPGPTARLPAFSETEEPEKKKRKTRGDHFKQRFRKNFTTLLEEENLSEKPEPNYLSAAAPPSSLPPRHFCCVCGFPSHYTCTTCGGRYCSSKCLITHRETRCLKWTL; encoded by the exons ATGGTGCTGGAGAAGAAAGTGTCCG ctcgGGTGGAGGCCGGTCAGCGCAGAGTTCTGGATGAAGCGACCCGTCAGAGGAGACTGTCGAGGCAGCTGGAGGCTCTGGAGAAAGACAACTTCCAG gacgaccctctgtcctccctcccccccccagGTCCTACTGCCCGCCTGCCCGCCTTCAGTGAGACAGAAGAACCAG agaagaagaagaggaagacgaggggCGATCACTTTAAGCAGCGTTTCAGGAAGAACTTCACGacgctgctggaggaggag AACCTGTCGGAGAAGCCGGAGCCCAACTACCTGTCTGCGGCGGCCCCGCCCTCCTCTCTGCCGCCCCGACACTTCTGCTGCGTCTGCGGCTTCCCCTCCCACTACACCTGCACCACCTGCGGGGGGCGCTACTGCAGCAGCAAGTGTCTGATTACTCACAGAGAGACCAG gtgtttgAAGTGGACACTGTAA
- the plod3 gene encoding multifunctional procollagen lysine hydroxylase and glycosyltransferase LH3, translating to MSSCRLLCLLALTFLHSSVSAEQRSLSAENLLVITAATEETDGFKRFMRTAREFNYTVKVLGLGEDWKGGDVARTVGGGQKVRWLKKELLKHSDKKDLVVMFVDSYDVIFASGPEEVLSKFFRLGHRVVFSAEGFCWPDQRLASKYPEVHSGKRFLNSGGFIGFASDLSTIVQQWKYKDNDDDQLFYTKIYLDKTQRTKFNMTLDHRSRIFQNLNGAVEEVVLKFERAKVRARNVAYDTLPVVIHGNGPTKLQLNYLGNYVPTVWTFENGCAICDDDLLFFTDTPDEELPLVYVGVFIEHATPFMEEFLDRLTTLNYPTTRIRLFIHNNVVYHERHIQKFWDQHRALFPDALLVGPEENLQENKARNMAVEACKKDPECDYYFSIDSDVALTNPDTLRILIEENKSVIAPMLSKHGKLWSNFWGALSPEGFYSRSEDYIEIVQGKRIGLWNVPYITQAYLIKGSVLRSKLSQVSLYVDQEMDPDMVFCRSIRDQGVFMFVSNRDEFGRLVASSNFNTSRLHPDMWQIFDNPVDWKEKYISANYSKIFEDNTSFVEQPCPDVYWFPAFSEKMCDHLVETMEDDGGWSGGSHKDDRLAGGYENVPTVDIHMNQIGFEKEWLKFLKDYIVPVTEKLYPGYYPKAQAIMNFVVRYRPDEQPSLRPHHDSSTFTINIALNSKGINYEGGGCRFLRYDCKVEAPRKGWSFMHPGRLTHYHEGLPTTKGTRYIMVSFVDP from the exons AAAATCTGCTGGTCATCACCGCtgcaacagaggaaacagacgGCTTCAAACGCTTCATGAGGACGGCCCGAGAGTTCAACTACACTGtgaag gtcctGGGTCTGGGCGAGGACTGGAAAGGTGGTGACGTGGCTCGGACGGTGGGTGGAGGTCAGAAGGTCCGATGGTTGAAGAAGGAGCTGCTCAAACACTCAGACAAGAAGGACCTGGTCGTCATGTTCGTAGACAG CTACGACGTGATCTTTGCGTCGGGCCCTGAGGAGGTTCTGTCCAAGTTCTTCCGTCTGGGTCACAGGGTGGTTTTCTCAGCTGAGGGCTTCTGCTGGCCCGACCAGAGGCTGGCCTCCAAGTACCCAGaggtgcattctgggaaacGCTTCCTCAACTCAGGAG gcTTCATTGGCTTCGCGTCAGATCTCAGTACGATCGTCCAGCAGTGGAAGTACAAAGACAACGACGACGACCAGCTTTTCTACACCAAGATCTACCTGGACAAGACCCAGAGG ACCAAGTTCAACATGACTCTGGATCATCGCTCACGAATCTTCCAGAACCTGAACGGAGCAGTTg AGGAAGTCGTCCTGAAGTTTGAGAGGGCGAAGGTCAGGGCGAGGAACGTTGCCTACGACACGCTTCCTGTTGTTATCCATGGCAACGGACCCACCAAG ctgcagctgaactATCTTGGTAACTACGTTCCGACAGTGTGGACCTTTGAGAACGGCTGTGCCATCTGTGATGACGACCTGCTGTTCTTCACCGACACACCT gacgAGGAGCTGCCGCTGGTGTACGTCGGAGTGTTTATCGAACACGCCACTCCCTTCATGGAGGAGTTCTTGGACCGACTCACGACACTCAACTACCCGACGACGAGGATCCGCCTCTTCATCCACAACAAC GTTGTGTACCACGAGCGTCACATCCAGAAGTTCTGGGATCAGCACAGAGCTCTGTTCCCTGACGCCCTGCTGGTCGGACCGGAGGAGAACCTGCAGGAGAACAAGGCCAGAAACATGGCTGT cgaGGCCTGTAAGAAGGACCCAGAGTGTGATTACTACTTCAGCATCGACTCCGACGTGGCCTTGACCAACCCCGACACACTGAGGATACTGATCGAGGAAAACAA gtcaGTCATCGCTCCCATGCTGTCCAAACACGGGAAGCTGTGGAGTAACTTCTGGGGCGCTCTGAGTCCAGAAGGGTTCTACTCCAGATCTGAGGACTACATCGAGATCGTCCAGGGGAAGAGgat aggtcTGTGGAACGTCCCGTACATCACTCAGGCCTACCTGATCAAAGGCAGCGTGCTGCGGTCCAAACTTTCCCAGGTGAGCCTGTACGTGGACCAGGAGATGGACCCTGACATGGTGTTCTGCAGGAGCATCAGAGACCAG GGCGTCTTCATGTTCGTGTCCAACCGAGACGAGTTTGGTCGCCTGGTGGCGTCGTCCAACTTCAACACGTCCAGACTCCACCCGGACATGTGGCAGATCTTCGACAACCCTGTG gacTGGAAGGAGAAGTACATCAGTGCGAACTACTCCAAGATCTTTGAGGACAACACGAGTTTTGTGGAGCAG cccTGTCCAGATGTTTACTGGTTTCCAGCCTTCTCAGAGAAGATGTGTGATCATCTGGTAGAGACCATGGAAGACGACGGTGGATGGTCTGGAGGATCACACAAG gacgACCGTCTGGCTGGTGGTTATGAAAACGTCCCCACAGTGGACATCCACATGAACCAGATCGGCTTTGAGAAAGAGTGGCTCAAGTTCCTCAAAGACTACATCGTCCCGGTCACAGAGAAGCTCTACCCGGGATATTACCCCAAG gCTCAGGCCATCATGAACTTCGTGGTGCGTTACCGACCCGACGAGCAGCCGTCTCTCCGACCACATCACGACTCGTCCACCTTCACCATCAACATCGCCCTGAACAGTAAAGGCATCAACTAcgag GGCGGAGGCTGCAGGTTCCTGCGGTACGACTGTAAGGTGGAGGCTCCCAGGAAGGGCTGGTCCTTCATGCACCCCGGCCGGCTGACACACTACCACGAGGGTCTGCCCACCACCAAAGGGACCAGATACATCATGGTGTCCTTCGTAGACCcctga